The genomic interval CGTGGCACCCCGCGAGCGAATGCCCGAGGTGGTCATCGATGGACGACCGAACGCTCCGCGGGAGCGATTTGATCAGGCGCGGTCCCCCCACGGGGGCGGGCCCCCGAGCCTTCTCCGCGATCCGGATCAGGCGGGCTTGGTGCCGGCCTCGGGGGCCTCGGTGACGTCGCCGCTGGTGCCGGTGGCTTCGGCGGCGGGGTCGCTGGCGCCGGCGTCGTCGGGGGTCGGCTCCTCCGCGGCCGGCGCTGCCGCCGCCACGGCGACGGCATCGGCGTCGGCGGCGTCGGCCGCGGCGGCGGGCGGTGCTTCGGGCTCCTGAGCGTCGGGCTGCTCGTGGCGCTCGGTCGAGTCGCCCTTCCGCAGCGAGGCGGCGAAGGCGGTCCGCTTGTCCGCCTGGTTGCGGCGGCGGCTGAAGCGGCCGTTCACCTGCGGGCCGCTCTCGTCGCCGACGAGCTGCACGACGCAGAGGTCGCTGCCGTCGCCGAGGCGGTGGGTGGCGAGCTTGACGATCCGGGTGCAACCGCCGGCACGGTTCGCGTAGCGGGGCGCAATCTCCTCGAAGAGGTGCTTGACGATCTTCGGCGCCGACTTCATCTCGCCGTACTTGTTGCGGACGA from Phycisphaera mikurensis NBRC 102666 carries:
- the rplQ gene encoding 50S ribosomal protein L17 produces the protein MRHRYAGRTLGRRTNHRIAMWRNMAVSLFTHGQITTTIPKAKSFQPFAEKLISAAKKGDLASRRRVIAKLGGEKWMIKSEDADGVVRNKYGEMKSAPKIVKHLFEEIAPRYANRAGGCTRIVKLATHRLGDGSDLCVVQLVGDESGPQVNGRFSRRRNQADKRTAFAASLRKGDSTERHEQPDAQEPEAPPAAAADAADADAVAVAAAAPAAEEPTPDDAGASDPAAEATGTSGDVTEAPEAGTKPA